The Amycolatopsis umgeniensis DNA segment ATTCCGCGTGTTCCCGGATTCGGCGGCCGCCGGTGGCGGCGGCGGGCTCAAGATCGGGAAGGGCGAGCAGCATCTGTCGCGTGCGGCGATGGCCCTCGCCCGGCTCAGCCGCGGGTTCCATTGGTGACACTGCGCACACGGGTGGCGGCCGTTCAGGTGAGGGAAAGCAGCTGAGAGACGACACACGTCGGTGAATCACCAAGCCTGACAACGGCGACGCCGGGTACGCAGGTACCGTCGTGACCATGGTTCCCGAGCGAGACAACGGCCTGTTGCCCCTGCGGCGCGAGTACACCCAGGCCTGGCATGGCTTCGACCGGAACGAAGTACGCCAGTACCTGGATCATCTCGAAGCCCAGCTGCATCGCGTGATCACCGACCGCGACGCCGCGATCGCCCAGGCGACGTCGGCCACGCGCGAACTCGAAACCGTGCGCCACGAGGTGGCGAAGCTCAACGCCAGGATCGAGGAGCTGAAGAAGCCGCCGGAGCGGCTCGAGGACCTCGATGAGCGGATGCAGCGCACCGTCACGCTCGCCCAGGCGCGGGCCGAAGAGGTCACGAAGCGTGCCGAGGTCGCGGCCGAGAAGCACTGGGCGTCCTCGAGCGAGGCGTCGAAGAAGCTGCGTGAGCGCTACACGCGACTCGTCGCCGAACTGGACAAGCAGGCGGACGCGCTGCACTCCGAGCACGAATCCGCGCTCGCCGAGACGCGGGCCGAGGTCCAGCGGCTGACCGTCGAGGCCGCCCAGCGCCGGGAACTGCTGGACAACGAGGCCGAGCGCAAGCGCCGGAAGATCGAGCGCGAGTTCGAGCAGACGATCACGGCCCAGCGCACGTCGCACGAGAAGCACATCGCCGACCAGCAGACGGCCAGCAAGAACCAGGCCGAACGCCGGATCGCGGAAGCAACCGCGGAGGCCAAACGCCGCGTCGACGAGGCGACGAACGAGGCCAAGCGCCGGCTCGACGAGGCCACGACGACAGCCGCCCAGCGCACGACAGCCGCCCAGCGGAAGG contains these protein-coding regions:
- a CDS encoding cell division protein DivIVA, with the protein product MVPERDNGLLPLRREYTQAWHGFDRNEVRQYLDHLEAQLHRVITDRDAAIAQATSATRELETVRHEVAKLNARIEELKKPPERLEDLDERMQRTVTLAQARAEEVTKRAEVAAEKHWASSSEASKKLRERYTRLVAELDKQADALHSEHESALAETRAEVQRLTVEAAQRRELLDNEAERKRRKIEREFEQTITAQRTSHEKHIADQQTASKNQAERRIAEATAEAKRRVDEATNEAKRRLDEATTTAAQRTTAAQRKVERLAEIREQARKSLLQADEVLKGSEAMLAALPEESVIPHASKLVGGDSKAEETKPAAKPSKPAERPASKAAAPAKPAQAPAPAPAKPASSAPAAAAPKNGQSEQNGPKANGQKPSPAKTGS